Proteins encoded by one window of Parabacteroides sp. FAFU027:
- a CDS encoding type IX secretion system membrane protein PorP/SprF translates to MKQIIFVLLWSVLIFPVFSQQDAMFTHYMYNTLEVNPAYAGSRDALTATMLHRSQWVGFKGAPVTQTITLHAPVYEDKVNLGLSVINDKIGPTNNTSINVDYAFRFQLTEDSKLALGLKAGLNSMYTDLANLKLDKQLDPSFQGKANGEMSPNFGFGVYYSRDRFYAGFSIPRLIESSFNFSQGITDYTISKEQRHYFFIAGGMYKLSENFDLKPTTFVKVTNGAPVQADVTASVVYQEKLLLGAMCRTGDAAGILAGLDLTDQLHVGYSFDWSFVNSTTRYNYGSHEIMLRYDFVFPGKFKIRSPRYF, encoded by the coding sequence ATGAAACAAATAATATTTGTCCTTTTGTGGAGCGTTTTGATCTTTCCGGTATTTTCACAACAGGATGCGATGTTCACCCATTACATGTATAATACACTAGAGGTTAACCCTGCTTATGCAGGCAGCCGCGATGCATTGACAGCGACGATGTTGCATCGTTCGCAATGGGTTGGCTTTAAGGGAGCACCGGTTACTCAGACAATAACCCTTCATGCTCCGGTATATGAAGATAAGGTAAACCTGGGACTCTCTGTTATCAATGATAAAATCGGACCAACCAATAATACTTCTATCAATGTAGATTATGCGTTCCGGTTCCAATTGACAGAGGATAGTAAACTGGCTTTAGGATTGAAAGCGGGATTGAATTCTATGTACACTGACCTGGCTAATCTAAAGCTTGACAAACAATTAGACCCCTCATTTCAGGGAAAAGCAAATGGGGAAATGTCACCCAACTTCGGATTTGGTGTGTACTATTCCCGGGATCGCTTTTATGCCGGATTTTCTATTCCGCGTTTGATCGAGTCGAGCTTTAACTTCAGCCAGGGTATTACAGATTACACCATCTCGAAGGAACAACGCCACTATTTCTTCATTGCCGGTGGCATGTACAAACTCTCGGAGAATTTTGATCTGAAACCGACCACCTTTGTAAAAGTAACCAATGGGGCTCCTGTTCAGGCCGATGTCACAGCATCAGTAGTTTATCAGGAAAAGCTGCTTTTGGGAGCGATGTGCCGGACCGGTGATGCCGCCGGTATTTTGGCCGGTCTCGATTTGACGGATCAACTGCATGTGGGATACTCATTTGACTGGTCATTTGTCAATAGTA